In Acanthopagrus latus isolate v.2019 chromosome 17, fAcaLat1.1, whole genome shotgun sequence, the following are encoded in one genomic region:
- the dbpb gene encoding D site albumin promoter binding protein b isoform X3 produces MSHQSYSLSSSLCANTNPSLLSLADKERLDLDEDSLGVCPMRNGSGIGTNGSNGCGSGGSGTGSFNQFLGPLLWDRTLPADGGLFQLQYMDLEEFLTENGMGSMHNNNSSSSAQIPSQSSQSAVPNQSSQCLPPSSPGSTSSSPSSSTSPSLIGLEVAQQQSLSGGNDCLHGSQTSMNDSCESPCSSSGSSCPPLLTPTGSGPDAVGLFDMDTSDTMSNSSGQQNFDNMRHSFSEEELKPQPMIKKARKILVPDSLKCVVSPSVPSKDEKYWTRRYKNNEAAKRSRDARRLKENQISVRAAYLERENAALRQEVAEIRKELGRCRNILSKYENRLADQ; encoded by the exons ATGTCACACCAAAGTTATTCTTTGTCATCTTCACTCTGTGCTAATACTAATCCTTCTCTTCTATCCCTGGCAGACAAAGAGAGGCTGGACCTTGATGAGGACTCATTGGGAGTGTGCCCCATGAGGAATGGCAGTGGAATAGGCACCAATGGCAGTAATGGCTGTGGAAGTGGTGGAAGTGGCACAGGTAGTTTCAACCAGTTCTTGGGGCCCCTCTTGTGGGATCGCACCCTGCCCGCCGATGGGGGCCTCTTCCAGCTTCAGTACATGGACTTGGAGGAGTTTCTGACGGAAAATGGAATGGGCAgcatgcacaacaacaacagctccagCTCGGCCCAAATCCCCTCACAGAGCTCCCAGTCAGCTGTCCCCAACCAGAGCTCCCAGTGTCTACCGCCATCATCCCCAGGCTCCACATCCTCatcaccttcctcctccacctctccatcgCTCATCGGCTTGGAGGTGGCCCAGCAGCAGAGCCTCTCTGGAGGGAACGACTGTCTGCATG GGAGTCAGACGAGTATGAACGATTCGTGTGAGtcaccctgctcctcctccgGGTCCTCCTGTCCACCTCTGCTGACGCCCACCGGCAGCGGGCCCGATGCGGTCGGCCTGTTTGACATGGATACTTCGGACACCATGTCCAACTCCTCTGGCCAGCAGAACTTCGACAACATGAGGCACTCCTTCAGCGAAGAGGAGCTCAAGCCACAGCCGATGATCAAGAAGGCCCGCAAGATCCTGGTGCCTGACAGCTTGAAG TGTGTGGTGTCTCCGTCTGTCCCCTCAAAGGATGAGAAGTACTGGACCAGGAGATACAAGAACAACGAGGCAGCAAAGCGCTCCCGAGACGCTCGCCGCCTCAAGGAGAACCAGATTTCCGTGCGCGCCGCCTACCTGGAGCGAGAGAACGCCGCCCTCCGGCAGGAAGTGGCCGAGATACGGAAGGAACTTGGCCGCTGTCGCAACATCCTTAGTAAATACGAGAACCGTCTCGCCGACCAGTGA
- the ntd5 gene encoding beta-2-glycoprotein 1-like, producing the protein MDCALLLLSLWALTGTVSLQAPGSCPERLLGEERRRTCPRPCKADRDCGNKRQCLCDGQCGLSCVAPGRTCPWPLPPSENSVVRLLSPTQSFSALLEVRCKPGFTLPSGLDVTIRRCQGDRQWSGDEPICTGPSEDESPEPAAARTCPLPEEVTDTFSIQGDATVGTSIRYSCLSGADIVGSSENFCQDNQTWQYPHPICKKVYCQPPPDVEQGYVVAVQKTEYEVGFDIHYLCKKNFLLDGPQKVTCLSNGSWSASPPYCRARCLIPAARSRVVIGGVKRWPFDVTDGVVPHGEDVIFFCKHPRKQCSLTANQTCFDGELQPPSCYLEPTWLQFKLFPHRLVSEIEACEPGDVE; encoded by the exons ATGGActgtgcactgctgctgctgtccctgTGGGCTCTGACTGGAACCGTGTCCCTGCAGGCTCCAG GGTCGTGTCCAGAGAGACTcctgggagaggagaggaggaggacgtgcCCTCGGCCCTGCAAAGCTGACAGAGACTGTGGCAACAAACGGCAGTGTCTGTGTGACGGCCAGTGTGGTCTCAGCTGTGTGGCTCCAG GTCGAACTTGTCCCTGGCCTTTACCCCCCAGTGAAAACTCAGTGGTtcgcctcctctctcccactcagTCCTTTTCTGCCCTGCTTGAAGTGCGCTGCAAGCCCGGATTCACGTTGCCCAGCGGCTTGGATGTCACTATTCGCCGTTGTCAAGGTGACCGACAGTGGAGCGGGGATGAGCCCATCTGCACAG GACCTTCAGAGGATGAGTCACCAGAACCTGCCGCTGCCCGAACCTGCCCTCTGCCTGAGGAAGTCACCGACACCTTCAGCATCCAGGGTGACGCCACAGTCGGAACATCCATCCGCTACAGCTGCCTGTCTGG GGCGGATATCGTGGGGAGCAGTGAAAATTTCTGCCAGGATAATCAGACCTGGCAGTATCCTCACCCCATCTGTAAAA AAGTGTACTGCCAGCCTCCTCCAGACGTGGAGCAGGGCTACGTGGTGGCCGTCCAGAAGACGGAATATGAAGTCGGCTTTGACATCCACTACCTCTGTAAAAAGAACTTCCTGTTGGACGGACCGCAGAAGGTCACCTGCCTGTCGAATGGCAGCTGGAGTGCATCGCCTCCATACTGCAGAG CTCGCTGTCTCATCCCCGCTGCGCGAAGCCGTGTGGTGATTGGTGGAGTGAAGCGCTGGCCATTTGACGTGACAGACGGCGTGGTTCCTCACGGGGAAGATGTGATATTCTTCTGCAAGCACCCTCGCAAGCAGTGCAGCCTCACCGCGAACCAGACCTGCTTTGACGGAGAGCTGCAGCCACCAAGCTGCTACCTCG agcCCACGTGGTTGCAGTTTAAACTCTTCCCTCACCGGCTGGTCTCAGAGATTGAAGCGTGTGAGCCTGGTGATGTGGAGTGA
- the LOC119006245 gene encoding zinc finger protein 236: MDSQLASVLTSGSLDVQNGSQCTEGSGPVTEGFLEAKEKASPSTVPGNLQPCPVKAAVTIRQDALSINGKKPEVGGTSKPASQETSKIGGLRQPITVKTGVPVSRSRPIRLKIVVPPRCKRPITNSAISLTKDFARSHVRRPVSVSSEAVCSDRNRSKTQISAVKSEGDIKEVAHEKTKDSKQESFLGAEEKMCRKRDDSGAKIHTDPSETHTVKILSKQAIKEETTERDIEDSLPLILKGTDLKFCKRVDEEQTEPLDLSLPKKRESRERRCGRFLDDSGCESSLIMEVDEYEGEGDRDIVEEDDEGGSTDALEDSLLSPSFFSSSVFNSLSSLDGDTENLLLIDDQGIPYTLSPDGLKVPQVDAATSEDPQSDQANSAAEVEGRGSPQDPSLSQSLDNALKAPSDDVSPSPAPATDSPSLVVDQTKTPEVNTSLTLNSDPSKAAEPGVKSAQANAALSPSSGISVPSQPIQILTNPSTNAPILLLSSSVSSPQLSSAPMGLTLPLSVASPGASTPMFLLLSSVPSSSGDTASTSTPIAVLDPSTGQLSQITAASAPVSLPLPSGQVGTLGSPLSHPVIRLSPNNPPVILSGANNVNSVLSVCQNDNSSTTPLLHPQISSSDSNSGSEAISAEEVSNENNKPSTFTASSPHPQSASSIYDPSAQPSSEAQSPASEPQFDPSDLHSQHLPLDDHLYFSNAAAPPSPPIGPALSSSKLEPLDPLDPLSPEESPSTMGPRRVLYCQLCPRVFFYLSDLERHAITHSQKKPHVCQQCGKAFKRSSHLQRHKHIHTGQRNFVCPICAKRFREAGELQRHQRVHTGEKPYQCQLCHTRFAERNTLRRHTKRKHPYHQVAMEMLNEKRGGGGRGDGGGSGGGGSGVQEEEESAEWYSSTVSNLDNSDSEVET; this comes from the exons ATGGATTCTCAGTTGGCTTCAGTCCTGACCAGTGGCAGCCTGGATGTCCAAAATGGCAGCCAGTGCACAGAGGGATCAGGGCCAGTGACAGAGGGCTTTTTGGAGGCAAAGGAAAAAGCCTCACCCAGTACTGTGCCAGGTAACCTCCAGCCCTGCCCTGTCAAAGCAGCAGTGACCATCAGGCAAGATGCTCTATCAATCAATGGGAAAAAGCCAGAGGTGGGTGGGACTTCTAAGCCAGCCTCTCAGGAAACAAGCAAGATTGGTGGGTTGAGACAGCCAATTACAGTCAAGACTGGAGTGCCTGTGTCGCGCAGCCGGCCAATCAGACTCAAAATTGTCGTCCCCCCACGGTGCAAGAGGCCAATCACAAACTCTGCCATCAGCCTGACCAAAGACTTTGCTCGCTCACATGTCAGAAGACCTGTTTCGGTCTCTTCTGAAGCAGTGTGCTCGGACAGAAACCGAAGTAAAACCCAAATATCTGCCGTGAAAAGTGAAGGAGATATCAAAGAGGTGGCTCATGAGAAGACTAAGGACAGTAAACAAGAATCATTCCTAGGGGCAGAGGAAAAGATGTGCAGAAAGAGAGATGATTCGGGTGCCAAGATCCACACTGATCCCTCAGAAACACATACAGTTAAGATCCTGAGCAAGCAAGCCATTAAagaggaaacaacagagagagacattgaGGACAGCCTCCCCCTGATTTTGAAAGGAACGGATTTGAAGTTTTGTAAAAGGGTTGATGAAGAACAGACAGAGCCACTGGACCTGAGTTTGCCCAAGAAAAGAGAGAGTCGAGAGAGGAGGTGTGGACGCTTTCTGGACGATTCTGGCTGCGAGAGCTCGCTGATCATGGAGGTAGATGAATACGAGGGCGAGGGGGACCGAGACATAGTCGAAGAGGACGACGAGGGTGGCAGCACAGATGCGCTCGAAgactctctcctttctccctctttcttttcttcctctgtcttcaaCTCCCTCTCCTCGCTAGACGGCGACACTGAAAACCTTCTTCTCATCGACGACCAGGGGATCCCATACACCCTCAGTCCAGACGGACTCAAAGTGCCGCAAGTCGACGCCGCCACATCAGAGGATCCTCAGTCGGATCAGGCTAATTCAGCAGCGGAGGTAGAGGGGAGGGGGTCACCACAAGACCCTAGCCTCAGCCAAAGTTTAGATAATGCACTAAAAGCACCTTCAGATGACGTTTCTCCCTCACCCGCCCCTGCGACTGACTCTCCATCACTAGTTGTTGATCAGACAAAGACTCCAGAGGTCAACACGAGTTTGACTCTTAACTCTGATCCCTCTAAGGCTGCAGAGCCGGGCGTTAAATCTGCTCAGGCTAATGCCGCTCTGTCCCCTTCCTCCGGGATATCAGTCCCCTCGCAGCCCATTCAGATCCTCACTAACCCCTCGACCAACGCTCCCATTCTCCTTCTGTCATCCTCCGTTTCCTCCCCCCAGCTCTCCTCAGCTCCGATGGGTCTCACACTCCCCCTTTCCGTTGCCTCACCTGGTGCTTCCACCCCCATGTTCCTCCTGCTCTCATCTGTCCCCTCCTCCTCGGGTGATACTGCCTCTACCTCCACCCCTATCGCCGTCCTCGACCCCTCCACCGGTCAGTTGTCCCAGATCACAGCAGCCTCGGCCCCGGTCTCCCTCCCTTTGCCCTCCGGTCAGGTCGGCACGCTAGGATCGCCTCTCTCCCACCCAGTCATCAGACTGAGCCCCAACAACCCCCCTGTCATCCTGTCAGGGGCGAACAATGTAAACTCTGTTCTCTCCGTGTGCCAGAACGACAACAGCAGCACgactcccctcctccacccccaaATCAGCTCTTCCGATTCAAACTCTGGAAGCGAAGCCATATCTGCTGAAGAAGTCTCAAACGAAAACAACAAGCCATCAACTTTTACAGCGTCCTCTCCGCACCCGCAGTCCGCGAGCTCAATCTACGACCCCTCAGCTCAGCCCAGCTCAGAGGCCCAATCACCAGCCTCCGAGCCCCAGTTCGACCCGTCTGACCTGCACTCACAACATTTACCTCTGGACGACCACCTTTACTTCTCCAACGCCGCTgctcctccctccccacccaTTGGACCCGCCCTCTCCTCCAGTAAACTGGAGCCCCTCGACCCGCTCGATCCCCTCTCCCCGGAAGAGTCGCCCAGCACCATGGGCCCCCGCAGGGTGCTATACTGCCAGCTGTGCCCGCGGGTCTTCTTTTACCTCTCTGACCTGGAGCGGCATGCCATCACCCACTCGCAGAAGAAGCCTCACGTTTGCCAGCAGTGCGGCAAAGCCTTCAAGCGCTCCAGCCATCTGCAG AGACACAAGCACATCCACACAGGCCAGAGGAACTTTGTGTGCCCCATCTGCGCCAAACGCTTCAGGGAGGCCGGTGAGCTCCAACGCCACCAAAGGGTCCATACCGGAGAGAAACCCTACCAGTGCCAACTTTGCCACACTCGCTTCGCCGAGCGCAACACGCTCCGCCGACACACCAAACGCAAACACCCTTACCACCAAGTAGCCATGGAAATGCTGAACGAGAAAAGGGGAGGAGGTGGTCGAGGAGACGGAGGGGGCAGCGGGGGTGGCGGGTCGGGggtgcaggaggaagaggagagcgcTGAGTGGTACAGCTCTACTGTGTCTAATCTGGATAACTCGGACTCTGAGGTGGAAACTTAA